Part of the Vigna unguiculata cultivar IT97K-499-35 chromosome 3, ASM411807v1, whole genome shotgun sequence genome, GTTCTACAATTACATTCCATCTTGTATCATAGAAACAACACGAGATTGGTTCTACAATTCTTATACATGGGTTATTCTTCAGGCAACCAACCCATTTGCCAACGCTTGCATTTGGATTATTAGGAATGCAAAATCCGTGCCAAATTACCAAAATTTATAGGCGTGCAACGCAATGCACTGCGTCCGGTATTTAAAAGGCACAATCTTGAAAGACAGTGTATAgatttataattattgaaacCATTGCACGAACAGTAATTAATCTTCTTCCTTCAAATGCAGCCGTGACAACTTTAAATGAACTCCGCAATCATACAATTacacaacaattttaaaattggatTCTACTACAATctaactataaatatatatatatatatatatatatatatatatatatatatatatatatatatatatatattgtttacaTAAATGGGCAAGTAGCTTCAAACTCTTACATAAACCGTTGACTAACATTACATAGAAAATCATAACTCTACACCCTAATATAGAATATATTGTGACTAGTAATTCCGTGAAATGTACACCAAAACCGTGTCTTCTCAGAGAGCTCGAAGATAACCGAATAGCAGAACTTCACTTCTGATGTTCAAAGCATCCAACCATAAGAAGTCCTTTGTTAAGCCCATCCTGCGGTCAGGTTGCATAAAGTTTAAATACATCAGGTCACATAAGTTTAACATCACAGCATCAAGAAAATccagaaattaaaatttgttaagcCCATCCTCCAGTCAGGCTGCATGaaacaactttaaaaacatCAGGTTACATAAGTTTAAGAACATCACAGCATCAAGAAATAGAGGAATTAAAATGCAGCAAAGAAATCCATCATATGTCACAATCTATTCAAACAgtaccaaattaaaataaattagggTTTCCAGGGTGaatacaaaggaaaacaaaaaccaTACAGAACCGATCAACGCTACGTTCGTCAGACGATGTATGGAATGAGAGAGGAAAAAAAGAACCGATGAGATCGGCAAAGGCGTTTTTCCCTTCTCTCACTCCATACACCTCTGCCAAATACTACGTTGAGAAATTGCCGCCGAGGAATGTTCGGGTGCGAATTAGAGAGGCTCAGATCTATCACAACGACAGATCGGAAGTCGAAAAACAATACCACCACCGATGGCTGCAACAGATCACAAAAGCGATAACGTTGCCTCGCCATCAGCGAGCAATGTTTGACGGCGACCGACGCATCGGGTCCACACTCCCAAACAATCTTCACAGCCTCTTTTGGTtcagagaaagagaagagaactGGCATGGCCACAGATAGAAaggatatgaaaagaaaaaaggaacaAGAAGCATAGCGTTGTCcattgagagagagagagagagagagagagagagagagaaagagaaagagcaaAACcagttattattgttattattattatatagaaagtttggaggtgcaggaagaaagaaATGGCGACGAGATTAGGGTTTTGAAGAAGCATCAAAGCAGAGACATCTCATTCAGAAAGGGAGTGTGGCAGCAACAGAAACCCTAATCTGCTTGAACATATGCAGTGGCTAGTATATTTATACAGGGAACTCCAGCAAAGGTTGTTCCATATTTTCCAATTCTACCCTGCTAGTTCCATGTGGTGCAGGGTTAGGGATGAGGTATTTTAGTCATTTAATAGTCAAGATTTGGGTTTTCCTGCAAAAACTACTAATTCTATTTTGTAAGAGGAGatgaatttatttatcattgttgtttttattatttattgtgaaataaactatataagttatgtctttaacttttttacctataaaatgatttttatgaaaataaaaaagttataataataataataatatttttataacaataaaaaagatggtaatatttatgagaaaaattatcaaaatgttACGAATAAAGATAAAACTGTAAAACAATTGtgtatataaaaatagttaaaaagtagtatatattaattaatacatattaaataaaaataatatttggttATACATTTTGCTTTTCAGACAATTTTAATCTAgttctataaaattaaaatgttttttcagttccaaaatattataagaatttatttatcaaaattttcaattagaataaaacatttaaacataATGTTACCATTTTCAAAGTTAATATCGCAAgactacaaatatttttaaacgggagaaattaaaatactttttaaaaactttgaaaccAAAGAGAGTTATCTTTTAACcaagttttaattatttggataATTGTTTGCAAGACttataaaatcaaacaattaaattagtttaatttaaatcaagACGAGGATATATTTAACGCAGTTACAACAAGTATCGAATAtgttaatatgtttattttgaaaatattaatataaaatacgttatatatgtatattgaaaataaattgtaatttttaaaaatgtgataaacatataattgttattatgtgaatacaaattaaaatcatgtGCTCAAgttgttaacataaaaaatcataatttattgttattataaaagttttactacaatataaattaaatatttcatcgACAATACTAGTAAAATATCCTAAAATATTGAGCATGAGGACCAAACCCATCAAAACATACATTTTAGTAAAGGTTGGGTATCCAAGTTGCTAATCCATTAGGTAAGAGCATCTCTGATGCTGCAACAAGATAATGATTGCTCCATCTCGAAAAGGAACTTGATGCGTGAAATCTAATTCGAAGGAAGGGAGTTAACATTGATCGTGATGGATGAGGAtgatttgaagataaaaaatggAGCAAGAGTATGGCTAATTCATGATGAACATACAAAGGAAGAGTCAAATTGAGTAAGGGCATTGATAAGTGGTTTGAAAATCACGAATCTAGTTTGGGACAAGAGGAATCAGGTTAGGTTAAGTTTTTTTAGTTTCTGTTCATTTTACTGAAGGGGGTTTTAAAGGTACAAAAATGTAGGTTTGGAAGGGAGCCCTAGATTGAGcgaaaatagagaaatttggAGAACTAAGGTCTGTGTTCTTCTTGTACACGCGAGAGAGAAACATTTGTACAGGGGTTTTCACGTCCCGACGAGCACAAAGCAGCTGATAGGATTGAGTTTCCTCTAGTATGTTAGGCAACTTACTTGGTTTAACCACAAACACAAAGTGGTCAGGATCGAGTAAGATTTCATTCACCATTTTAACTTGTTTAACTCTTCTTTATCTTTGTACCCTTCTTATTTTGGCAATGAATATACCTGCTTCAGTTTCAATTTtgctttatttaatttatagttCTACTCATTTAATCTTACttgcaattttatattttttcggCCATTGATTTatgatgtttttaaattttcgcTTGCTACTTTCAATGTGTATTGCTCAGTTTGTGTTGCTATGATAATGCTTGAGCTTCGTTCATGTGTGTTCATAGTCTTGATTTCTTCTTAGAATCCAATGACTCCAAAAGTGGACATAACTTACCGATATGCCTTCTTAAATGCTAAAGGATCATAGTTCAAATACTAAATCTGTTCTTACTTTCACATTTTCAACATCCGATTTTAttcagataaataaaatatatttaatatatatatatatatatatataaaaaaaaaacaaaataaaatttgtaaaaagaaaattaaaaacttgaaaaaaaatatttggttaaattaattaagattaaaaaaatataataaaaaaaagtcattttaacccaattattttaatctattttaacaaatcgaaaaaaatagacaaaaagtAGTGAAGGAATCCCTTTCaaatctatatataatttttctttttcaggtgaagaacaaatataaaatataatagatatttAATTCAATTCCATAATTTATTAGATCTAAATTGGTCTTTGGAAAAGATTTGTTAAATAGTCTTTGAAAAGTATAGTTTTTGaaacattttagttttttagtaGTATTAGTTGAAATTTGTAACATTGATATTTTTCAGATAcgtatttaaaatcaatttaaattattaaaagaaaaatagatggaCTTTATATTTGGGTTTTGAAACTAATGTGTTTTTCAAAAAGAGgctttttgtttcttctttggCCGTCTTCTATTCTCTCTGTCGTGCCTGGTTCCTCTCAGGCCGCCCCAGCAGTCGCCGGCGCCCAACGACGCCGCCACCACTGCGAAGCTGTCAAAGCCGTGAAACCAGTGGTTGCCGTCCAGGTTGGCCCTCCGTTCTCTTTTCTCACATCAAATCAGTGacttagtttttgttttttggggtTGATTTTCAATGTCTGGCATTCCGAATCTGATCTTTAAACTCTGATTCGGTATTATTTATAACTGATTTGATTCTGAACTTTGGCAGTAGGTTGGTGTTGaaattttgattccatttttattttgtctggTGACCAATCTGTCATTTTTGACAATGAACTCTTGCATATTATCACAAACTCATACTGTTATTTGCATTGCACCTTGCTGCTTATAAGATTTGCCCTAGATTATAGTGctttcttatattataatcCAATTTCATGTTAGTCCAACCCTCAAGGTTCATCTATATTTGGAAGTGAAGAAAATGCTTAAACATCAGAGGGAATTCTTATAGTATTTTTAAGTACTGTTTTTTGCATCGTGTGTAGTTAAGATTGAATTACTCTTCAGCACAGAAATTGTCCTTATCTCTCCAATTTCGAAGCAGGATTGTGCAGGAAACGCCGTGACTAATGCTAACTGTATCATCAGTATAAAAAAAAGGATCAGAaagcattattattattattattattattatttcggAATTGCTGTTTGCacacatttttttgttattcaatTGTTAAACGTGATGCACCGAAGAGCCCCATTTCCTCGTCTCCTCCTGAATAATGTGTCATGTATGAGAAATGCACAGCAAATTCTGCGTCATGTGAATGTCTCTCTTCATGATGGAGGGGCGCTTGTGCTAACAGGCGCAAATGGGTCGGGGAAGACAACTTTCCTGCGCATGTTAGCTGGGTTTTCTCGTCCTTCTGCAGGCCAGATCCTTTGGAATGGCCATGACATACAACAATCTGCAATATTCCATCAGTATAAGCTTCAACTTAACTGGCTTTCTCTCAAGGACGCCATTAATGATAAGTTCACAGTTCTTAACAATGTACAGTGGTTTGAAGTTCTTGAGAACAAGGAAGGGAAGGCTATGGCTGCGGTGGAGTTGATGGGACTTGGAAGATTAGCTAATGAAAAACCAAGGATGCTTTCTATGGGTCAGCGTAAAAGACTACAACTTGCCAGGTTGCTGGCAATTGATCGTCCCATATGGTTGCTGGATGAGCCTTCAGTTGCATTAGACGAAGAAGGAGTAAAGTTACTTGAGTATATCATTGCAGAACATAGGAAACACGGAGGAATTGTGATTGTGGCCACTCATCTACCCATTGAGATAGAAGATTCCATGGTTTTGAAACTTCCACCAAGGTTTCCCAGGAGGATGACCCATGTGGATATGCTTGATCGGGCAGATATGAGTTAAAAATGAGGTTTGGATCTATAATTTGTAGGTTTTGAAAAAGTCCAAAGCTCTTAGTATAGCTGATGTAGTTTACTTATTGGTTTTAATCAGGAGCTGAATAATGTGAACTATGTATCTTGGTATATGTGCAGCATTTGAGAATGCAATTGGATATGGTTTTCCAATAAGCAGGTTTTGCCTTGTTCATGCTTTCTTAATTCATGTAGTTAACACAGTACAGTGACGAACACAGGTTTATCTGTCCCTAACTTTTTACTACTAGGACCTCTTTCACTTGACATTTGGAATCCTGAACCCGCTCATTGAGCTTCTTCAACTTATCAACAGTATGAGGATTTTGATCCTCTAATTCTTTGGATTTACCATCCTTAATCTCCATATCTACAAAATCCTTCTCCTCAACATATAACAGAGGTTGGTTATTGGTATAAACTAAAGTAAAACTGAAAGAAAATCAGAGCAGAACAACTAATTCAGTAAAAATAAGAAGCCTAACAGTAATAAATGTACTAATTCAAATACAAAAGCAATATAAATAGATGTAATAGTCACTtgttagagaaaagaaaaaaaaaaacaaaaagaaggttACAAACATGGAGAGAGCTGATAAGAGAATGGAGAGTGATCTCTTGCATCGGTTGCTTGTTGCTCTCTGTGAATGTTCTTTCCATCGTTGAGAACGTGTGATCCATATACATTTTTCTCCACCTTTATCTCTCTATGTGTTCTTGAGTATTCAGATTAAGGTTTTCAAGTTTTACAATAGAAACAAGAGCTTGTGTGTGCTTATTGAACTCTACTTTGCTTTCTATTAAAGTTCCACCTCTTTGTCCATAGTTGTCGACTTTGTGGTAGTGGAGATTTGTGGTAATGGTGATGCAAATATTCATTAACCATGCATGATCatatataatgtaatatttGATCTAAAAATCAACCTCtaatatctaatataaaaaaaattatattttaaagaaatttatataacattttacttaatctgattttgaaatttaatttagagTTTGAATAACACtttaatcacaatttttttgtaaataaaattagttcatACATATTATTCCATTTTTTAAGTATTCACAATCTCATAATGAAAAAACTGAAAGAAAACCGAAGCAAACATAGTTGGCAGTGGTTCTTCTGTCTTCACAAACAAAGAATCGTCAGATACAAACACAGCGTTAGTAAGAAGAAGCTTAAGAttaataaatatactaatttaaaaacgATGGGAGTTACTTAccaaccaaaagaaaaatagaaaacaaagagaCAAAAAGAAGGTACAAACATGGAAGATCTATACATATAAGGTAGTTAGTTGAGGTGATGGAGCTAAAATAACTAACTATACAGGATGTACATTTGTGAGAGAGAAGCCTTTGTATCCTTGGTAAGCGTAATATGCAATCCGCATATGGTACAAACCCAGAATCAACAAAATTAATCCCAGTATCGTAAAGAACATACctataaatcaattattcaattaacattaaattaaaaaaaaaacacaattaacTAGTTTTTCATTCCGAAAAAGGAGATGTTACCGTGAGCGGTGTCGCCGCCGACGTGATTGTAGGACATGAGAGAGCCGATGATGATGCCGACGAATCCAAAGCCGATAAGAGAAACGGCGAGAGCGATATCTTTGATCGGTTGCTTGGTGGTGTTGCTCTCCGTGAACGCAGTTTCCATCATTGTGTCCTCATCAGAAATCGAGAAGGCGTGATCCACGTACATTTTTCTCCacctctctctttctttctttctgtgTTCTTCGATGTTCAAATCTGGCTAAGGTTTTTCAAGATTGTTGGTAGAAATAAGAGTTTTGAatgtttattgaattttactttGCTTTCTGTCAGAGTCCCACCTCTCTCTACACTTGTCAACGATT contains:
- the LOC114175748 gene encoding ABC transporter I family member 1: MHRRAPFPRLLLNNVSCMRNAQQILRHVNVSLHDGGALVLTGANGSGKTTFLRMLAGFSRPSAGQILWNGHDIQQSAIFHQYKLQLNWLSLKDAINDKFTVLNNVQWFEVLENKEGKAMAAVELMGLGRLANEKPRMLSMGQRKRLQLARLLAIDRPIWLLDEPSVALDEEGVKLLEYIIAEHRKHGGIVIVATHLPIEIEDSMVLKLPPRFPRRMTHVDMLDRADMS
- the LOC114175749 gene encoding transmembrane protein 230-like; translated protein: MYVDHAFSISDEDTMMETAFTESNTTKQPIKDIALAVSLIGFGFVGIIIGSLMSYNHVGGDTAHGMFFTILGLILLILGLYHMRIAYYAYQGYKGFSLTNVHPV